The Deinococcus cellulosilyticus NBRC 106333 = KACC 11606 genome includes the window TTCAGCCCCTGATCCCCAAGAAATACTGTTTCCCACACGAAAAAGCCAGCGATGACCTGCTCTGTGCCCTGGAGGTGTTCCGCCTGCTGAACAAGCACCCCTACCGCAAAACTTGGTTTGATTTCGTTCGGCTGAATTTTTTCACTGCTTTGCCCAGTTACACGCAGATCTATTTGCGTCTAGAACGGCTTGGATCAGCCATTGAATCATACGTTGGCAGGCCAGAGAAGCAGGAGATGGTGATCATCGATTCGATGCCTCTACCGGTTTGTCGTCCCAAACGGAGCTTATCCGCCAAAGTTAGATTTGCCTCCCTGGGCTTTTCCACCCAGGGCAAAGTGTATGGCTTTAAGTGCCATGTCTGGCTGTCCCCAGAAGGCCAGTTTGTGCAGCATGTGGTTTTGCCTGCCAATGAGCATGATTTTACCGGTGCCAAGAAGCTCAATGGGCGGTGGGCAGACTTTGGCTGTCCGAAAATCATCGGGGATAAGGCTTACGTGTCGCCAGGGATCATCACTCCACCGAAGAAAAATGCGACAGGGGTGGATGTGCGTTGGAAGCCAGAGTACGGGAAGCTCCGGGTAAGCATTGAGCGAGCTTTTTCATGGGTGGTGCGCGTGGGGCTCAGAAGCAGCCAGGTGAAGACGCTCAGGACGCTGAAAACCCGACTGGCGTTTGCTTTTCTAGCACACAACCTCAGATTTGGACACCCCTAAACGGCATA containing:
- a CDS encoding transposase — translated: MFRLLNKHPYRKTWFDFVRLNFFTALPSYTQIYLRLERLGSAIESYVGRPEKQEMVIIDSMPLPVCRPKRSLSAKVRFASLGFSTQGKVYGFKCHVWLSPEGQFVQHVVLPANEHDFTGAKKLNGRWADFGCPKIIGDKAYVSPGIITPPKKNATGVDVRWKPEYGKLRVSIERAFSWVVRVGLRSSQVKTLRTLKTRLAFAFLAHNLRFGHP